From one Bacillus sp. FJAT-42376 genomic stretch:
- a CDS encoding biotin/lipoate A/B protein ligase family protein: MEKEKWRFIDSGNCSPSFNMALDEALLDWHSEGKIPPVIRFYGWDPATLSIGYFQKAEKEINFEAVKRHGLGFVRRPTGGRGVLHDQELTYSVIVTEEHPEMPGSVTEAYRVISEGILEGFRNLGLDAYFAIPRTEEEKQGLKNPRSSVCFDAPSWYELVVEGRKVAGSAQTRQKGVILQHGSILLDLDEDKLFDLFNYPSERVKDRMRKNFSSKAVAANDLRETPVTMQEARAAFKQGFESGLNIELVPYELTDEEYVYVQNLAKSKYESDEWNFKR, encoded by the coding sequence ATGGAAAAAGAAAAATGGCGTTTTATTGATTCGGGCAATTGCTCACCTTCCTTTAACATGGCGTTGGATGAAGCACTGCTTGATTGGCATAGCGAAGGGAAAATCCCCCCTGTTATCAGGTTTTACGGCTGGGATCCCGCGACCCTTTCTATTGGGTATTTTCAAAAGGCGGAGAAAGAAATTAATTTTGAAGCGGTAAAGCGCCATGGTTTGGGCTTTGTCAGAAGACCTACCGGCGGCAGAGGCGTTCTTCATGATCAGGAACTTACATATAGCGTAATTGTGACAGAAGAGCACCCTGAGATGCCCGGCTCGGTAACAGAGGCATACAGAGTGATTTCTGAAGGGATATTGGAAGGGTTCCGAAATCTGGGGCTTGATGCATATTTTGCGATTCCGAGGACAGAAGAAGAAAAACAGGGACTGAAGAACCCCAGATCGTCTGTTTGCTTTGATGCCCCTTCCTGGTATGAACTTGTAGTAGAAGGAAGAAAAGTAGCCGGAAGTGCTCAAACACGGCAAAAAGGTGTAATTTTGCAGCACGGGTCCATTCTGCTTGATTTGGACGAAGATAAATTATTCGATTTATTCAACTATCCGAGTGAGCGTGTAAAAGACCGGATGCGGAAAAACTTCAGCAGCAAGGCGGTTGCGGCTAATGACTTAAGGGAAACCCCGGTCACTATGCAGGAAGCGAGAGCTGCTTTTAAGCAGGGATTTGAGTCTGGGCTGAATATTGAACTTGTACCTTATGAACTGACGGATGAGGAATATGTATATGTGCAAAACCTTGCAAAAAGCAAATATGAAAGCGATGAATGGAATTTTAAAAGATAA
- a CDS encoding rhodanese-like domain-containing protein, with the protein MDRRSRVSLEWIILIVLIAAIIGYSVFTYFYQRKILKTLTEEEFRAGYRKAQLIDIREPNEFEGGHIWGARNIPLSQMRHRYKEIRKDQPVYLYCQNTTRSGRAAQQLKKKGYSDLYMLKGGFRSWTGKIKKK; encoded by the coding sequence ATTGACAGAAGGAGTCGAGTTTCATTGGAATGGATTATTTTGATTGTGCTTATTGCAGCCATTATCGGCTACAGCGTTTTCACCTATTTTTATCAGCGGAAAATTCTTAAAACCCTTACTGAAGAAGAGTTCCGGGCTGGCTACCGTAAAGCCCAGCTTATTGATATAAGAGAACCGAATGAATTTGAGGGAGGCCACATCTGGGGTGCCCGCAACATTCCCCTGTCACAGATGCGCCACCGGTATAAAGAAATCCGCAAGGATCAGCCTGTCTATCTGTACTGCCAGAATACAACACGAAGCGGCCGTGCAGCACAGCAGCTGAAAAAGAAAGGCTACAGCGACCTTTACATGCTTAAAGGCGGCTTCCGTTCATGGACAGGAAAAATTAAAAAGAAATAA
- the gcvT gene encoding glycine cleavage system aminomethyltransferase GcvT yields the protein MSQLKRTPLFEVYKQSGGKTIDFGGWELPVQFSSIKEEHHAVRSKAGLFDVSHMGEVSIKGKGSLPFLQRLMTNDVSLLKAGGAQYTAMCYEDGGTVDDLLVYKKADDDYLAVINASNIEKDLEWMRKHADGEVVITDVSDETALLAFQGPLAEEILQSLTEENLQDIRFFKFKDQVTIAGVSVLVSRTGYTGEDGFELYCRAADAEVLWSSILEAGEDLGALPCGLGARDTLRFESNLPLYGQELSQTITPIEAGIGFAVKPNKEAEFIGKEVLKEQKENGAPRKLTGIEMVDKGIPRHGYPVYKNGAQIGMVTTGTQSPTLKKNIGLALLLAECCEPGTEVYVEIRGKQLKAKVVSTPFYKRPRG from the coding sequence TTGTCACAGTTAAAAAGAACACCCTTGTTTGAGGTATATAAGCAAAGTGGAGGAAAGACGATTGACTTCGGGGGCTGGGAGCTTCCGGTTCAGTTTTCTTCTATTAAAGAAGAGCATCACGCTGTAAGATCGAAAGCCGGATTATTTGATGTCTCCCATATGGGGGAAGTATCAATAAAAGGAAAAGGCAGCCTGCCTTTTCTTCAACGATTGATGACCAATGATGTATCCCTTTTAAAAGCCGGAGGGGCTCAGTATACAGCGATGTGCTATGAGGATGGCGGTACAGTCGACGATTTGCTCGTTTATAAAAAAGCGGATGACGATTATTTGGCTGTCATCAATGCATCCAACATTGAGAAGGATTTAGAGTGGATGAGAAAACATGCAGATGGAGAAGTTGTGATTACAGACGTATCGGATGAAACAGCGCTTCTTGCTTTTCAAGGCCCGCTTGCTGAAGAGATCCTGCAATCTTTAACAGAGGAAAACTTGCAGGATATCCGATTTTTTAAATTTAAAGATCAAGTGACAATTGCCGGAGTCAGCGTATTGGTGTCCAGAACAGGCTATACAGGTGAAGATGGATTTGAGCTGTACTGCCGTGCAGCGGATGCTGAAGTGCTTTGGTCCTCCATTCTTGAAGCAGGAGAAGATCTGGGGGCCCTGCCGTGCGGATTAGGGGCAAGGGATACGCTGCGCTTTGAATCCAACTTGCCGCTATACGGACAGGAGCTTTCTCAAACGATTACACCTATCGAAGCAGGGATTGGATTTGCCGTTAAACCGAATAAAGAAGCAGAGTTCATTGGAAAAGAAGTTCTAAAAGAACAGAAGGAAAATGGCGCACCACGGAAATTGACAGGTATTGAGATGGTGGATAAAGGGATTCCTAGACACGGATATCCGGTATACAAAAATGGAGCGCAGATTGGGATGGTCACGACAGGCACCCAATCTCCTACATTAAAGAAAAACATCGGCCTGGCGCTCCTTCTGGCAGAATGCTGCGAACCCGGAACGGAAGTATATGTGGAAATCCGCGGCAAACAGCTGAAAGCAAAGGTTGTTTCAACGCCGTTTTATAAACGTCCAAGAGGATAA
- a CDS encoding DUF4385 domain-containing protein has translation MAFDYEMDFEHTDFRKEPEKYRVGRGEQGVLMVEPYKSEILPHWRFKTPDIARESSEKIYALYLEYKEKGDFPGMDMARKFLQMGYTRSRRYANYKGGRKYSKEGKVKERSINEEKAESAAIFEEKWKQVRADQDYLKLKKEHQQKYG, from the coding sequence GTGGCTTTTGATTATGAAATGGATTTTGAACATACTGATTTTAGAAAAGAGCCTGAGAAATACAGAGTCGGACGGGGCGAGCAAGGTGTATTAATGGTCGAACCCTACAAAAGCGAAATCCTTCCCCACTGGCGGTTTAAAACACCCGATATCGCCAGGGAATCCTCTGAAAAAATTTACGCCCTTTATCTTGAATATAAAGAGAAGGGAGATTTCCCCGGAATGGATATGGCACGAAAGTTTCTTCAGATGGGGTATACACGTTCACGGAGGTATGCCAACTATAAAGGAGGCAGGAAGTACAGCAAGGAGGGAAAAGTGAAGGAGCGGAGTATCAATGAAGAAAAGGCCGAATCTGCTGCGATATTTGAAGAAAAATGGAAGCAGGTACGAGCAGACCAGGATTACCTGAAGCTAAAAAAAGAGCACCAGCAGAAGTATGGCTGA
- the gcvPA gene encoding aminomethyl-transferring glycine dehydrogenase subunit GcvPA, with product MKHRYLPMTEQDQKEMLNAIGVETIDDLFEDIPGQVRFNREYKIKPAKSETELLKELSSLAAKNKDLRQNVSFLGAGVYDHYMPVIVDHVISRSEFYTAYTPYQPEISQGELQAIFEFQTMICELTGMDVANSSMYDGGTALAEAAMLAAGQTKKKKILVSEAVNPESKDVLRTYAKGQYIEVIEVPASKGTTDLAALEKEMGDDVAAVIVQYPNFYGQVEPLKDIEPIAHQGKSMMIVSSNPLALGILTPPGALGADIVVGDAQVFGIPTAFGGPHCGYFAVTNKLMRKVPGRLVGQTVDEDGQRGFVLTLQAREQHIRRDKATSNICSNQALNALAASVAMTALGKKGVKEMALQNLQKANYAKNRFKEAGLEIAFEGPIFNEFAVKLKKPVKEANAKLIQSGIIGGYDLGLTNPALNNHMLVAVTELRTKEEIDQLVNELGDRHE from the coding sequence ATGAAGCACCGTTATTTGCCGATGACAGAACAAGATCAAAAAGAAATGCTGAATGCAATTGGCGTAGAAACAATAGATGATTTATTCGAGGATATTCCCGGTCAGGTTCGATTTAACAGAGAGTATAAGATTAAGCCTGCGAAATCTGAGACGGAGCTTTTAAAAGAACTAAGCAGTCTTGCAGCGAAAAATAAGGATTTGAGGCAAAATGTTTCGTTCCTGGGAGCCGGTGTATATGATCATTACATGCCGGTCATCGTTGACCATGTCATCTCCCGTTCGGAATTTTATACAGCCTATACCCCGTATCAGCCGGAAATTTCCCAAGGAGAGCTGCAGGCAATCTTTGAGTTTCAGACGATGATTTGTGAATTGACAGGTATGGATGTAGCCAATTCTTCCATGTATGATGGCGGCACGGCTCTTGCTGAGGCAGCGATGCTTGCAGCAGGGCAGACGAAAAAGAAGAAGATTCTCGTTTCTGAAGCCGTAAATCCTGAATCAAAAGACGTTTTGCGCACCTATGCAAAGGGGCAGTATATTGAAGTCATAGAAGTACCTGCTTCAAAAGGAACAACCGATCTTGCTGCGCTTGAAAAGGAAATGGGAGATGATGTGGCAGCCGTTATCGTCCAATATCCGAACTTCTACGGTCAAGTTGAACCATTAAAAGATATTGAGCCGATTGCCCATCAGGGAAAAAGCATGATGATCGTATCATCCAATCCTCTGGCGCTTGGAATTCTGACTCCCCCGGGTGCCCTCGGTGCTGATATTGTAGTGGGAGATGCCCAGGTGTTTGGAATACCGACGGCATTCGGCGGTCCCCACTGCGGATATTTCGCCGTTACGAATAAATTGATGAGAAAAGTTCCCGGCAGACTGGTCGGCCAAACGGTGGATGAGGATGGGCAGCGCGGGTTCGTATTGACGCTACAGGCGCGGGAACAGCATATCCGCCGTGATAAAGCAACATCGAACATTTGCTCCAATCAGGCACTGAATGCGCTGGCGGCTTCTGTTGCCATGACCGCTTTAGGGAAAAAAGGAGTAAAGGAAATGGCGCTTCAAAATCTTCAAAAAGCAAACTACGCCAAAAACCGCTTTAAAGAAGCAGGCCTGGAAATTGCCTTTGAAGGACCCATTTTTAATGAATTTGCTGTTAAGTTAAAAAAGCCTGTTAAAGAAGCGAATGCAAAGCTTATTCAGTCAGGCATTATCGGCGGCTATGACCTTGGATTAACCAATCCTGCTCTTAATAACCATATGCTAGTTGCGGTAACGGAACTGAGAACGAAGGAAGAAATCGATCAGCTTGTGAACGAATTGGGGGATCGCCATGAATAA
- a CDS encoding SNF2-related protein, which translates to MKRFTSFNVPIHYDNKWEDEMMDRMETDGPWANWELFKLSSEIQLHTAVPEFEGLQAPKHLPDFQPLPHQLEVAKTVVEKMNGKAILADEVGLGKTIEAGLILKEYMIRGLVKKALILVPASLVSQWARELNQKFYIPAVEQKKSYVWEQCDVVVSSIDTAKRNPHRDIVLNQLYDLVIIDEAHKLKNSKTKNYEFVLNLKKKYCLLLTATPIQNRIEEIFNLVSLLKPGHLGNEAYFTEVFSAKNRSVEYHEHLRELINKVMLRNRRGDTGIDWPKRIVETVPIEFSETEQHLYDQITAVKTSLPGGVNTFSIMTLQREACSSRESVYMTLKKMLDRPEEDGSPIPVPVIHQLLKAVDEVTQNSKAEKVLEIIQKINDKVIIFTEYRATQMYLQWYLKQHGISSVPFRGGFKRGKKDWMKDLFKGNIQVLIATEAGGEGINLQFCNQIINYDLPWNPMRLEQRIGRIHRLGQERDVHIYNLSTRNTVEEHILKLLYEKINLFEKVIGQLDEILTRLEITNFEEHLQDILFHSSTEGEMKIKMENLTSILDFGQQETEEKKVSGDIL; encoded by the coding sequence ATGAAAAGGTTTACAAGTTTCAATGTACCCATCCACTATGACAATAAATGGGAAGATGAAATGATGGACCGGATGGAAACGGACGGTCCGTGGGCTAACTGGGAGCTTTTTAAGCTGTCCTCTGAAATTCAGCTGCATACCGCCGTTCCAGAATTTGAAGGATTGCAGGCCCCCAAACACCTGCCTGATTTTCAGCCCCTTCCGCATCAGCTTGAGGTGGCAAAAACGGTTGTAGAAAAAATGAATGGCAAAGCCATTCTTGCAGACGAAGTCGGGCTTGGGAAAACGATCGAAGCGGGACTTATCCTCAAAGAATATATGATCCGCGGCCTTGTGAAAAAGGCTTTAATCCTTGTTCCCGCCTCTTTAGTTTCCCAGTGGGCCCGGGAGCTGAATCAGAAGTTTTACATCCCTGCTGTTGAGCAAAAGAAAAGTTATGTATGGGAACAATGTGATGTCGTTGTGTCATCCATTGATACGGCTAAACGAAATCCGCACCGGGATATCGTTTTGAATCAGCTTTATGATCTCGTTATTATTGATGAAGCTCATAAACTGAAAAACAGCAAAACGAAAAACTACGAGTTTGTGCTGAATTTAAAAAAGAAATATTGTCTCCTGCTTACCGCAACTCCGATCCAAAATCGAATTGAAGAAATTTTTAATCTTGTTTCTCTTTTAAAACCTGGTCATCTTGGCAACGAAGCCTACTTTACTGAAGTGTTTTCAGCCAAAAATCGCTCCGTCGAATACCATGAGCACCTAAGGGAACTGATCAATAAAGTCATGCTTCGAAACCGGCGCGGCGATACAGGCATTGATTGGCCGAAACGAATTGTTGAAACGGTTCCCATTGAATTTTCTGAAACAGAACAACATCTATACGATCAAATAACTGCAGTAAAGACCTCTCTTCCCGGAGGAGTGAACACTTTCTCCATCATGACCCTCCAGAGAGAGGCATGCAGCAGCCGGGAATCCGTCTACATGACGCTGAAAAAAATGCTGGACCGTCCAGAGGAAGACGGTTCTCCTATACCGGTTCCTGTTATTCACCAGCTTTTGAAAGCAGTAGATGAAGTAACCCAAAACAGCAAGGCTGAAAAAGTGCTGGAGATTATCCAGAAAATCAATGATAAAGTCATTATCTTCACTGAGTATCGGGCCACCCAAATGTACCTGCAATGGTATTTAAAGCAGCACGGAATTTCTTCAGTGCCTTTTCGTGGCGGATTCAAGCGCGGAAAAAAGGATTGGATGAAGGATTTGTTTAAAGGAAACATTCAAGTTCTGATTGCCACAGAGGCCGGGGGGGAAGGAATTAACCTTCAATTCTGCAATCAGATCATTAATTACGATCTGCCATGGAATCCAATGAGGCTCGAACAGCGTATTGGACGGATTCATCGCCTTGGCCAGGAACGGGATGTTCATATTTATAATCTGTCAACAAGAAATACCGTTGAAGAACATATTCTTAAGCTTTTGTATGAGAAAATCAATCTCTTTGAAAAAGTCATCGGACAGCTCGATGAGATTTTGACACGTTTGGAAATTACAAATTTCGAAGAGCACCTTCAGGACATCCTGTTCCATTCCTCAACAGAAGGCGAAATGAAAATCAAAATGGAAAACCTTACTTCCATCCTCGATTTCGGGCAGCAGGAAACGGAAGAAAAAAAAGTGTCAGGTGACATCCTTTAA
- a CDS encoding vitamin B12-dependent ribonucleotide reductase, with protein MPVSLAEKMKLDREKLNKDITLFPQVHPVTEDMNITHKGVSRLVMLDRYTFKDTEKVTLSKGDFVVLTIKEDPKFPARGLGYILHLDWSSKTATVLVEEEYRHSLDKPEEIETGVIVRSLDVIEKPLEVFYEQIAKRNATGLASVEETTEKRQEWFEKFYQELVSMNFVPAGRVLYGAGAGTDVTYFNCYVMPFVQDSREGISEHRKQVMEIMSRGGGVGTNGSTLRPRNALARGVNGKSSGSVSWLDDIAKLTHLVEQGGSRRGAQMIMLADWHPDIVEFIISKMQNPRILRYLIENTKDESIKRAAQEKLKFTPFTQAEQDMYQGIVNYKAIPGNGGFSDKVMKDAETKLKTGGQYSVHNSEFLTGANISICLTNDFMKAVELDQDYDLRFPDVESYSKEEMKVYNEEWHKSGDVREWEAKGFKVRTYRKIKAKELWNLVNICATYSAEPGIFFIDNANDMTNAKAYGQKVVATNPCGEQPLAPFSVCNLAAVNLAEMADKTSKTVNFDKLRKTVETGVRMQDNVIDATPYFLEENKKQALGERRVGLGVMGLHDLLIYCETEYGTEEGNALVDKVFETIATTAYRASVELAKEKGSFPFLTGSREAETMELRRKFTETGYMKKMPEDLREEIEKYGIRNSHLLTVAPTGSTGTMVGVSTGLEPYFSFSYFRSGRLGKFIEVKADIVQEYLDRNPAADSNNLPHWFISAMELSPEAHADAQCVIQRWIDSSISKTVNAPKGYSVEQVEAVYERLYKGGAKGGTVYVDGSRDSQVLTLKAEENTFDDVSEETPKEKGKVVLVDTINALRSTDVTIGNEVGNTCPVCREGTVEDLGGCNTCTSCGAQLKCGL; from the coding sequence ATGCCCGTTTCGCTAGCAGAAAAAATGAAATTGGATAGAGAGAAGCTGAATAAGGATATAACGTTATTCCCGCAGGTTCATCCGGTCACTGAAGATATGAACATTACACATAAAGGGGTTTCCCGCCTTGTCATGCTGGACCGGTACACATTCAAAGACACAGAAAAGGTGACTTTATCAAAAGGCGACTTCGTTGTCCTGACAATCAAAGAAGATCCAAAATTTCCTGCACGGGGACTTGGATACATACTTCATCTTGACTGGTCATCCAAAACAGCGACTGTTTTAGTAGAAGAAGAGTACCGGCATTCTCTGGACAAGCCGGAAGAAATAGAGACCGGAGTGATTGTCCGATCTCTTGATGTGATTGAAAAGCCTTTAGAGGTTTTCTACGAGCAGATTGCGAAACGGAATGCTACAGGTCTTGCTTCCGTAGAGGAAACAACGGAAAAGCGCCAGGAGTGGTTTGAAAAATTCTATCAGGAACTTGTGAGCATGAATTTTGTTCCGGCAGGACGTGTACTTTATGGAGCCGGGGCAGGTACGGATGTCACCTACTTTAACTGCTATGTGATGCCTTTTGTGCAGGATTCACGGGAAGGGATTTCCGAACACCGCAAACAGGTTATGGAAATTATGAGCCGCGGAGGCGGTGTCGGAACAAATGGCTCGACACTTCGTCCTCGCAATGCGCTTGCACGAGGAGTGAACGGAAAGTCTTCCGGGTCAGTCTCCTGGCTTGATGATATTGCGAAGCTTACACATCTGGTTGAGCAGGGCGGCTCAAGACGCGGAGCACAAATGATTATGCTTGCCGACTGGCATCCTGATATCGTGGAATTTATCATCTCCAAAATGCAAAATCCGCGTATTCTCCGCTATCTGATTGAAAATACAAAAGATGAATCCATTAAACGGGCGGCTCAGGAAAAACTTAAATTCACCCCTTTCACTCAGGCTGAACAAGATATGTACCAGGGAATCGTGAATTATAAAGCCATACCTGGAAACGGCGGTTTCTCTGACAAAGTAATGAAAGATGCGGAAACGAAACTTAAAACAGGCGGGCAGTACAGTGTACACAACTCTGAATTCTTGACTGGAGCAAATATCTCCATTTGCCTGACGAACGATTTCATGAAAGCTGTAGAATTGGATCAGGACTATGATTTGAGGTTCCCGGATGTGGAGAGCTACAGCAAAGAGGAAATGAAGGTTTACAACGAAGAGTGGCACAAATCAGGGGATGTGCGTGAATGGGAAGCGAAAGGCTTTAAAGTCCGCACGTATCGCAAAATCAAAGCAAAAGAGCTTTGGAACCTCGTTAACATTTGCGCGACATACTCAGCGGAGCCTGGAATCTTCTTTATTGATAATGCGAACGATATGACAAATGCAAAAGCATACGGACAAAAGGTTGTGGCAACGAATCCGTGCGGGGAACAGCCGCTCGCTCCTTTCTCAGTCTGCAACCTTGCCGCTGTCAATCTCGCAGAAATGGCCGACAAGACATCGAAAACGGTTAACTTTGACAAGCTTCGCAAAACGGTTGAAACCGGTGTCCGAATGCAGGACAATGTCATCGATGCCACTCCATATTTTCTTGAAGAAAATAAAAAACAGGCACTTGGAGAGCGCCGCGTCGGACTTGGTGTAATGGGTCTGCATGACTTGCTGATCTACTGTGAAACAGAGTATGGAACAGAAGAGGGCAACGCGCTTGTTGATAAAGTATTTGAAACAATCGCGACTACCGCTTACCGTGCTTCTGTAGAGCTGGCCAAAGAAAAAGGCAGCTTCCCGTTCCTCACGGGTTCCAGAGAAGCGGAAACGATGGAGCTTCGCAGAAAGTTTACTGAAACAGGCTATATGAAGAAAATGCCGGAAGATCTCCGCGAAGAGATCGAAAAGTATGGAATTCGCAACTCACACCTGCTGACGGTTGCCCCTACAGGCTCAACCGGAACAATGGTTGGCGTGTCTACGGGCCTTGAGCCGTATTTCTCCTTCTCTTATTTCAGGAGCGGAAGACTCGGGAAGTTTATTGAAGTCAAAGCGGACATTGTTCAGGAGTATTTGGATCGTAATCCTGCTGCGGATTCCAATAATCTTCCTCACTGGTTCATTTCAGCGATGGAACTGTCCCCTGAAGCCCACGCGGATGCACAGTGTGTAATTCAGCGCTGGATTGACAGCTCAATCAGTAAAACGGTTAATGCACCTAAGGGCTATTCTGTTGAGCAGGTTGAGGCTGTGTATGAGCGTCTTTACAAAGGCGGAGCAAAAGGCGGTACGGTTTATGTCGATGGAAGCCGGGATTCACAAGTTCTGACATTAAAAGCTGAAGAGAATACGTTCGATGATGTCAGTGAAGAAACCCCGAAAGAGAAGGGCAAGGTAGTTCTTGTGGATACAATCAATGCTTTGCGCTCCACAGATGTGACAATCGGGAATGAGGTAGGAAATACCTGTCCTGTATGCCGCGAGGGTACGGTTGAAGACCTGGGCGGATGCAACACATGTACAAGCTGCGGCGCACAGCTGAAATGCGGATTATAA
- the gcvPB gene encoding aminomethyl-transferring glycine dehydrogenase subunit GcvPB, which translates to MNKQDQALIFELTKPGRTGYSLPELDVPEMKLEDLLPAEYRRESEPELPEVSELDIMRHYTALSKRNHGVDSGFYPLGSCTMKYNPKINENVARMAGLAHIHPLQEEETVQGAMELLFDLQEHLKEITGMDEVTLQPAAGAHGEWTGLMMIRAFHEANGDLERTKVIVPDSAHGTNPASATVAGFETVTVKSDETGLVDLEDLRRVVGSDTAALMLTNPNTLGLFEENIQEMAEIVHGAGGKLYYDGANLNAVLSKARPGDMGFDVVHLNLHKTFTGPHGGGGPGSGPVGVKSDLIRFLPKPVLVKEKESYHFDYNRPDSIGRVKPFYGNFGINVRAYTYIRTMGPDGLKAVTEFAVLNANYMMRRLAPHYDLPFDKHCKHEFVLSGKRQKKLGVRTLDIAKRLLDFGYHPPTIYFPLNVEECIMIEPTETESKETLDAFIEAMIQIAREAEENPEIVQEAPHTTVIKRLDETLAARKPVLKYEKKEPVTN; encoded by the coding sequence ATGAATAAACAGGATCAAGCACTTATTTTTGAATTGACGAAGCCTGGAAGAACCGGTTACAGCCTTCCTGAATTGGATGTACCGGAAATGAAATTGGAGGATTTGCTTCCTGCGGAATACAGGAGAGAATCAGAGCCTGAACTGCCGGAGGTTTCAGAGCTGGATATTATGCGCCATTATACGGCTCTTTCCAAACGGAATCACGGAGTGGATTCAGGTTTCTATCCACTTGGTTCGTGTACGATGAAATACAATCCGAAAATCAATGAAAATGTAGCAAGAATGGCAGGGTTGGCTCACATTCATCCTTTGCAGGAGGAAGAAACGGTTCAGGGGGCGATGGAGCTTTTATTTGATCTGCAGGAGCACTTAAAAGAAATAACCGGGATGGATGAAGTCACCCTTCAGCCGGCAGCTGGAGCGCATGGAGAGTGGACCGGTCTGATGATGATCCGTGCCTTTCATGAGGCGAATGGAGATTTGGAGCGCACGAAAGTCATTGTTCCTGACTCGGCGCATGGAACCAATCCGGCATCAGCGACAGTAGCCGGTTTTGAAACCGTCACGGTGAAATCGGATGAAACCGGACTCGTCGATCTTGAGGACTTAAGACGGGTGGTGGGAAGTGATACGGCAGCATTAATGCTGACGAACCCAAATACACTGGGTCTCTTTGAAGAAAACATTCAGGAAATGGCTGAAATCGTTCATGGAGCAGGCGGGAAGCTGTATTATGACGGTGCGAACCTGAACGCAGTGCTGAGCAAGGCAAGACCGGGAGACATGGGCTTTGATGTAGTCCATTTAAATCTTCACAAAACCTTTACCGGCCCGCACGGAGGAGGCGGTCCTGGATCAGGCCCTGTTGGCGTAAAAAGCGATTTGATCCGATTCCTGCCTAAGCCGGTGCTTGTTAAAGAGAAGGAAAGCTATCACTTTGACTATAATCGTCCGGATTCAATCGGCAGGGTTAAGCCTTTTTACGGAAACTTTGGGATCAATGTTCGCGCTTATACGTATATCCGCACAATGGGACCGGACGGACTGAAGGCTGTGACCGAATTCGCTGTGCTGAATGCGAATTACATGATGCGAAGACTCGCACCGCACTATGATTTGCCGTTTGATAAGCATTGCAAGCATGAATTTGTCCTCTCAGGGAAACGCCAGAAAAAACTTGGTGTCCGTACATTGGATATTGCGAAACGTCTTCTTGACTTCGGCTATCATCCGCCGACGATCTATTTCCCTCTGAATGTTGAGGAGTGCATTATGATTGAGCCGACGGAGACGGAATCAAAAGAAACGCTCGACGCCTTCATTGAAGCCATGATCCAGATTGCGAGAGAAGCAGAGGAGAATCCCGAGATTGTTCAGGAAGCTCCGCATACTACGGTGATCAAACGCCTGGATGAAACCCTGGCGGCAAGAAAACCAGTGCTTAAATATGAGAAAAAAGAACCTGTAACGAATTAA